From the Terriglobia bacterium genome, the window GCAGGGCGATAAGGACAACTACCGCGCCATCCTGGTTGCATTACAAGGCGTGACTGGGGCGCCGGTTTCAGTGGGCGAAAAGGAGCGGGGGTTTGTCCCGGTGGGAATCCAAACCAACGTTTCAAAGGGAGAGGGCGAGGAGAAGACGGCTAAGGAAAAGGCTCCAGGCAATATGGGTGCGGAGAGTAAGCCCGCCGAAAGCGCGGCAAAGGAAACCGTGAACGTCTCTTCCAATCCGGCGGGAGCGGATGTGCTGGTGGATGGAGAGTTTGTCGGAAACTGTCCCGCTGTGCTCAAGCTCGGGTCTGGCAAGCACACCGTAACCGTGAAAATGTCCGGATATAAGGACTGGTCACGGGAGATCACGGTGCAGTCCGGGTCGGAAGTGCAGTTGACCGCGAACCTGGAAAAACGGAATTAGAGTCACGCGGCGGCGGATTGCTTTTGTCAGCGGGCAGGCAGCCGGCTGGAGGCTTCCTGAAGGGAAACCTGTTTTTTTCCGCCGGCCACCCACTGCGTGCCGACTTCGCGGAAGCCATAGCGCGCATGGAAGCGGCGGGAAACCTCGTTGGGCGGATGGATATCGAACTCGCAAGTCACCACGGCAATTTTATTTTTGCGCGCAAAGGCGAAGAGGTCGTCGTAGAGCGCGGCGCCCAGGCGCTTTCCCTGCACCGCCAGGGAGACCACGACACGGTCAACGTACAGGAATGCGCCGTAGCGCCCGCTAAACCAGAGATAGTTCGGGCTGTCGTAATCGGCGCCTTCGCGAAACGCCAGCAGGAAGGCCACGACGGCCGAACCCCGCTCGACCACCCGGTGATAGGCCGCCTGGCGGTGCAAGTGTTCCAAGCGGGGCAAGGTGAGCGGGCTGAGGAAGTGTTCCGATTCCACGTTGAGCGCCAGGATGGCCGGGAAATCGGAGATGGCTGCGTCGCGAATCATCGCTAATCCGAAGTTTTTATTTTTCGTTGCCGATCAGGCGGAATTGTATCACCCGCAGTGCCCTACGAGCCGGTGGAGGAGTAGCGGCGCAGGCCGAAGCGCCAGGCCGTGGCGGCGAGCGCCAGGGTGGCCGCGGCGACCAGCGGGATCAGCGGCGCGTAGGCGCGGAACTCCGCGCGGCCGAGCAGCCGCGCGCTGGGATAGAACGTGGCGAAGCCGAAGGGCACGATCCAGCTCAGCACGAAGCGGATGTAGCTGCTGTAGATGGAGAGCGGGTAGCGGCCAAAGGCCAGCAGGTTCCAGAAGGGCGGATGGATGCCGATGCGGTCCTCGAACCAGAAGGAAAACGTGGTCAGGAACAGAAACACCGAAATGTAAATGACGCCGCCGCAGAGGCCGAAAAACGCCAGCAGGGCGGCGTCGAGCAGCGTCCAATGGTGCGCGAGCCTGCGCCCCGCCCAGGCGACGATGACCAGTCCCACGAGCACCTCGTGGAACGACTCGATGCGGAAGGTTTCAAAGAGCACCTGGAAGAGCGAGGAGATGGGCCGCAGCAGCACGCGGTCGAATTTACCCTCCATGATGTAGGTGGATCCGAATTCGTAGAGGTTCATGCTCAGGACGTTAAACAGGCCGAAGGGGATCAGCGAGAAGCCGTAGAGGAAGAGGACCTCCTCCATGCGCCAGTTGGCGAGGCGAGGCACCTTCTGGAAGAGGGTCCAGACGAAGCCGAGGGAAAAGACGGTGGCGGCCACGGAGGTGGCCAAAGAAACGAAAAAGTCGGCGCGGTAGCTGACGCGCACCTTGGCGTACTGCGCGAAGTAGGCGCCGAGGAGGAGCGCGTGCCGCCGCAATTGAGACCCGAACTGGAAAAGAATCTTCCGCATCTCACCCGCCGTGAATGGTGATCTTGCGCGTCGCGCGCGTCCACCAGAGGTGGCCCAGCGCCAGCAGCGCCGCGACCCAGGCATACTGCAGCGCCACGAGGCGCAGCGAGTCCATCGGGGAGAGCATGCCCAGGTAGATCTGCAGCGGCGTTGAGGCGATGTGTTCGAACGGCAGCCACGAGGAGAGGACCTGCACAGCGTGCGGGAAAAACTTTAGCGGGATGAGCAGGCCGGAGAGCAGCTCGATCAGCCAGAACTTGGCGCGGATCAGCGCCAGGATGGATTTCAGGGGGATGGCGCAGGTGCCGATCAGGAAATTGATCGCGCCCATCAGGAAGAAGCTGCCGAGAGCGGCGAAGAAAAACAGCGCGAGGTGCACTCTCGAGGCCGGCGCCAGCACCGGGAAGAGCAGCCCGATGACCACCGCGACCGGCGCGGTGAGCATGATCAGGCGGAAGGCCGATTCGCCCATGGCCCGCGAGAGCCACATCCACTGGACGGAGACCGGCTTGATCAAGTCCATGGCGATCTTGCCTTCGATCACCTCGTAGGCCATCTCCTGGTCGATGGTATTCCAGTAGAAGGAGCGCAGGATCCAGCCGACGCTGACGTAGGTGAGGATCTGCGGGAGCGAGAAGCCGGCGATGGGCTCCGACGTTTGAGAAAAAACGGCGCGCCAGATGAAGTAGTACACCGTAACGTTGATGAGGTAGGTGAGGATGCCGGTGTAGTAGCGCATGCGGAAGGCCAGGATATTGACGAAGCCGATGCGCGCGAATTCGCGGTAGGTGGTGAGTGTGGCGCGGAGCGGCGTGCGCGCAGCGGCCAGAGAATGCGAAGCGGTGCTCATGGCTGGGAAGCGGAGGCGTCCGGGGTCAGGGCCTCGCCGCCGTAGATGCGCTTGACGATCTCTTCGATGGGCTCGTCCTCGATGACGAAGTCGCGCACTTCCACCGCGCCGAGAATCTGGCGGATGAGGTCCGCTGTGGCAAAGCGCTTGCGGTCGAAGACGATGCGGCAGGTCAGCTCGTCCAGGCGCTCGAGATGCAGCGCGCCGTTGGCGGGAGCGGCGGCGAGGGCCTGCTCGAAGGCCGCCAGACGCGGGATCTGCTCGCCGTCGCGCAGGATGAACTTGATCTGCTTGGTGCGCAGGAGCTGCTCTTTCAGCCCGGCGAGCGGGCCGTCGAAGAGCAGCGCGCCGCGGTCGATGATCATGATGCGCCGGCATAGTTCCTCGATGTCGTCGAGGTCGTGGGTGGTGAGCAGGATGGTGGTTTTGTAGCGCTCGTTGATGGCTTTCAGGAACTGCCGGATGTGGTCCTTGGCCACGACGTCGAGGCCAATGGTCGGCTCGTCGAGGAAGAGGATGGGCGGGTTGTGCAGCAGCGCGGCGGCCAGGTCGCAGCGCATGCGC encodes:
- a CDS encoding PEGA domain-containing protein, which translates into the protein MQRIKQVLVCFLAFAVAAQGQGNTFDKVRYNGGSVDSKVNPKDWDNHLTITSDTITLALKDGRKVDIAAKSVTSLSYGQEAHRRVGTMIALAVLVAPVALFGLFHKTRLHYIGIQYATPDGKTGGILLQGDKDNYRAILVALQGVTGAPVSVGEKERGFVPVGIQTNVSKGEGEEKTAKEKAPGNMGAESKPAESAAKETVNVSSNPAGADVLVDGEFVGNCPAVLKLGSGKHTVTVKMSGYKDWSREITVQSGSEVQLTANLEKRN
- a CDS encoding GNAT family N-acetyltransferase, encoding MIRDAAISDFPAILALNVESEHFLSPLTLPRLEHLHRQAAYHRVVERGSAVVAFLLAFREGADYDSPNYLWFSGRYGAFLYVDRVVVSLAVQGKRLGAALYDDLFAFARKNKIAVVTCEFDIHPPNEVSRRFHARYGFREVGTQWVAGGKKQVSLQEASSRLPAR
- a CDS encoding ABC-2 family transporter protein; translated protein: MRKILFQFGSQLRRHALLLGAYFAQYAKVRVSYRADFFVSLATSVAATVFSLGFVWTLFQKVPRLANWRMEEVLFLYGFSLIPFGLFNVLSMNLYEFGSTYIMEGKFDRVLLRPISSLFQVLFETFRIESFHEVLVGLVIVAWAGRRLAHHWTLLDAALLAFFGLCGGVIYISVFLFLTTFSFWFEDRIGIHPPFWNLLAFGRYPLSIYSSYIRFVLSWIVPFGFATFYPSARLLGRAEFRAYAPLIPLVAAATLALAATAWRFGLRRYSSTGS
- a CDS encoding ABC-2 family transporter protein, with translation MSTASHSLAAARTPLRATLTTYREFARIGFVNILAFRMRYYTGILTYLINVTVYYFIWRAVFSQTSEPIAGFSLPQILTYVSVGWILRSFYWNTIDQEMAYEVIEGKIAMDLIKPVSVQWMWLSRAMGESAFRLIMLTAPVAVVIGLLFPVLAPASRVHLALFFFAALGSFFLMGAINFLIGTCAIPLKSILALIRAKFWLIELLSGLLIPLKFFPHAVQVLSSWLPFEHIASTPLQIYLGMLSPMDSLRLVALQYAWVAALLALGHLWWTRATRKITIHGG
- a CDS encoding ATP-binding cassette domain-containing protein; this translates as MADGPLISVRALSKHFRTFRRREGIAGGLVNLFHRDYQTLKAVDNINFEIARGEMVGYIGPNGAGKSTTIKMLTGILVPTSGEIVSNGFVPFRQRAAYVKTIGVVFGQRTQLWWDIAVIESFKLLRRIYDVSQRDFDERMELFDQVLALREFLHTPVRKLSLGQRMRCDLAAALLHNPPILFLDEPTIGLDVVAKDHIRQFLKAINERYKTTILLTTHDLDDIEELCRRIMIIDRGALLFDGPLAGLKEQLLRTKQIKFILRDGEQIPRLAAFEQALAAAPANGALHLERLDELTCRIVFDRKRFATADLIRQILGAVEVRDFVIEDEPIEEIVKRIYGGEALTPDASASQP